In Streptomyces sp. NBC_00878, a single window of DNA contains:
- a CDS encoding ferritin-like domain-containing protein produces MSGSGKAGEAGEAEKVSAELTAVQAALGAEHAAVYGYGVVGGNIGEARRSEARAAYDAHRARRDALTRAVRDLRGKPGPSAAAYALPFPVTDPESAVRLAAELEDRVAGVYSDLVRATEGERRRAAADALREAAVRAVRWRGESVAFPGLAERSAPSTASAAPTS; encoded by the coding sequence GTGAGCGGTTCCGGAAAGGCGGGCGAGGCCGGGGAGGCCGAAAAGGTGTCGGCGGAGCTGACGGCCGTGCAGGCCGCGCTCGGGGCCGAGCATGCCGCCGTGTACGGCTACGGGGTCGTGGGCGGGAACATCGGCGAGGCCCGGCGGAGCGAGGCGCGGGCGGCGTACGACGCGCACCGGGCCCGGCGGGACGCGCTGACGCGGGCCGTGCGCGATCTGCGCGGGAAGCCCGGGCCGTCGGCGGCCGCGTACGCGCTGCCGTTCCCGGTGACCGACCCCGAGTCGGCCGTGCGGCTCGCCGCCGAACTGGAGGACCGGGTGGCCGGGGTCTACTCCGACCTGGTCAGGGCCACTGAGGGCGAGCGGCGGCGTGCCGCGGCGGACGCTCTGCGGGAAGCGGCGGTCCGGGCGGTGCGCTGGCGGGGCGAGAGCGTAGCCTTCCCTGGGCTCGCCGAGCGGTCGGCCCCGTCGACCGCGTCGGCGGCACCGACGTCGTAG
- the nusA gene encoding transcription termination factor NusA — MDIDMSALRGLVREKEISFDLLVEAIEAALLIAYHRTEGSRRHARVKLDRETGHVTVWAKEDPEDLEEGQEAREFDDTPSDFGRIAATTAKQVILQRLRDAEDDATLGEYAGRDGDIVTGVVQQGRDPKNVLVDIGKLEAILPVQEQVPGESYQHGVRLRSYVVRVAKGVRGPSVTLSRTHPGLVKKLFALEVPEIADGSVEIAAIAREAGHRTKIAVRSTRSGLNAKGACIGPMGGRVRNVMAELNGEKIDIVDWSDDPAEMVANALSPARVSKVEVVDLAARSARVTVPDYQLSLAIGKEGQNARLAARLTGWRIDIRPDTEQPAETQD, encoded by the coding sequence GTGGACATCGACATGAGTGCCCTGCGGGGCTTGGTACGGGAGAAGGAGATCTCCTTCGACCTGCTGGTCGAGGCGATCGAGGCGGCCCTCCTCATCGCCTATCACCGCACCGAGGGAAGCCGCCGCCACGCGCGCGTCAAGCTCGACCGGGAGACCGGCCATGTGACCGTGTGGGCGAAGGAGGACCCCGAGGACCTGGAGGAGGGGCAGGAGGCGCGCGAGTTCGACGACACCCCGTCCGACTTCGGCCGGATCGCCGCCACCACTGCCAAGCAGGTCATCCTGCAGCGCCTGCGGGACGCGGAGGACGACGCGACGCTCGGCGAGTACGCGGGCCGCGACGGCGACATCGTCACCGGCGTCGTCCAGCAGGGCCGCGACCCGAAGAACGTGCTCGTCGACATCGGCAAGCTGGAGGCCATCCTGCCGGTGCAGGAGCAGGTCCCCGGTGAGTCGTACCAGCACGGCGTGCGGCTGCGGTCGTACGTCGTACGGGTAGCGAAGGGCGTCCGCGGTCCCTCCGTGACCCTCTCCCGTACGCATCCCGGTCTGGTGAAGAAGCTCTTCGCGCTCGAGGTGCCGGAGATCGCCGACGGGTCCGTCGAGATCGCCGCGATCGCCCGCGAGGCCGGTCACCGCACGAAGATCGCCGTCCGGTCCACCCGGTCGGGGCTGAACGCCAAGGGCGCCTGTATCGGTCCCATGGGCGGTCGCGTGCGCAACGTGATGGCCGAGCTGAACGGCGAGAAGATCGACATCGTCGACTGGTCGGACGACCCGGCCGAGATGGTGGCGAACGCGCTGTCCCCGGCCCGGGTCTCCAAGGTCGAGGTCGTCGACCTCGCGGCCCGCTCCGCGCGGGTGACGGTCCCCGACTACCAGCTGTCCCTGGCGATCGGCAAGGAAGGGCAGAACGCCCGGCTCGCCGCCCGCCTGACCGGCTGGCGCATCGACATCCGCCCGGACACCGAGCAGCCCGCCGAGACGCAGGACTGA
- the rimP gene encoding ribosome maturation factor RimP produces MSTTQSERLRELLEPLVSSQGLDLEEIEVDSVGRKRVLRVVVDSDEGADLDAIADVSRALSAKLDETDAMGQGEYTLEVGTPGAERELKEHRHYVRATDRLVRFQLTSGDELVARILTVDEDGIDLEVPGVKGRKATARRLVFEDIAKARVQVEFNRKANENDTDMKEEEEA; encoded by the coding sequence ATGAGCACCACCCAGAGCGAGAGGCTTCGAGAGCTCCTGGAACCGCTCGTCAGCTCCCAGGGACTCGATCTCGAGGAGATCGAAGTGGACTCGGTCGGCCGGAAGCGTGTGCTGCGGGTCGTCGTCGACTCCGACGAAGGAGCCGATCTGGACGCGATCGCCGATGTGAGCCGCGCGCTCTCGGCGAAGCTCGACGAGACCGACGCGATGGGCCAGGGCGAGTACACCCTCGAAGTGGGAACCCCCGGTGCCGAGCGCGAACTCAAGGAACACCGTCACTACGTACGCGCCACGGACCGCCTGGTGAGATTCCAGCTGACGAGCGGCGACGAACTGGTCGCCCGGATCCTGACGGTGGACGAGGACGGGATCGACCTGGAGGTGCCCGGCGTCAAGGGACGCAAGGCCACCGCCCGCAGGCTCGTCTTCGAGGACATCGCCAAGGCGCGCGTCCAGGTCGAGTTCAACCGCAAGGCCAACGAGAACGACACAGACATGAAGGAAGAGGAGGAGGCGTAG